Below is a window of Paramagnetospirillum magneticum AMB-1 DNA.
CTGGCCTTCCTGCCCCAGTTCGTGGTGGCCGACAAAGGCGATGCCGGCTGGCAGATCGCGCAATTGGGGCTGCTGTTCACCCTGCAGGCCTGCGTGCTGTTCGGGATCATCGGCTGGTTCGCCGGCTCCCTGGGCGGATGGCTGGGGCGCCATGGCCGCGCCGGGCTGTGGCTGGACCGTCTGGCCGGCGGCGTCTTCATCGCCCTGGGGCTGAAGCTGATCGTGGCGCGATGAAGGACTGGTTCGTCTATGTCCTGCTCAACGGCGCCGATGTGGCCTATACCGGCATCGCGCTGGACGTGGAGGACCGGCTGGCCCGCCACAATGCGGGCGAGGGGGCCAAGTTCACCCGTGGGCGCGGCCCCTGGCGCCTGATTCACCAGGAAGGTCCGCTGCCCCATGGCGACGCCTTGCGGCGCGAGGCGGCCATCAAGCGCGATGCGGCCTTCAAGCGGGCACTGAAGCTTCGCTTCGGCTTCAAGCAGGCTCCGAAGCTTCGCTCCGGCGCGGCCTGACCGCCAGTTCCACCACCAGCCCAAGCACCAGGGCCGCCGCCCCCGCCAGAAATAGCGGACCATAGCCGCCGCCTTGCGAGAACAGCCAGGCCAGACCATAGGCGCCGCCCGCCTGTCCCAGGGCGAAGGCGGCGGTGGTACGGCTCCAGGCGGCACGCTGGCCCGCATGGTCGCCGGGCAGCAGCTCGCGCACCCGGCCGAGGGCCACCGGCACCACGCCGGGGCAGAAGCCGCCCATGATGAAGCCGGCCAGAGCCAGCCACCCAACTTCGCTAGTGGTTGAGGTGAGGGCGACCACCACGGCCTGGGCCACCAGGGCGCCCCGCAGGGTGACGCCAAAGCCGAAGCGGTCCCCCAGCCGGCCCAGCACCACCGGACCGATGGAGGCTCCCAGTCCGAACAGCAGCCACACCAACGCACCGCGTTCGATGCCCTGGCTCAGGCCCCGGGCCACGTAATCGGCCAGGAACACCATGTGCGGCACCAGTCCGAAGGCGTTGAGGCCATAGACCAGCATCAGGGCGCGCAGGCGTGGGTCACGCGGCACCGGGGCGGCGCCGGCCGAGGCCGGGACCTTGTCGTCGGGCCAGCCGTTCCAGGCGGCCAGGGTAAAGCCGGTGCAGATCACC
It encodes the following:
- a CDS encoding GIY-YIG nuclease family protein; amino-acid sequence: MKDWFVYVLLNGADVAYTGIALDVEDRLARHNAGEGAKFTRGRGPWRLIHQEGPLPHGDALRREAAIKRDAAFKRALKLRFGFKQAPKLRSGAA
- a CDS encoding YbfB/YjiJ family MFS transporter, which gives rise to MRRPGPLRATFSALCANLVGIGLARFAYSPLIPALVNEGWFEASAAAYLGAANLAGYLAGALSARFLAHRFGAATALRAMPALIAVSFLVCAQPQPFIWFFVWRFLSGMAGGVIMVLAATLALPHVPESRRGLAGGLIFMGVGLGAVISAALLPPLLARGLPFTWITLGVICTGFTLAAWNGWPDDKVPASAGAAPVPRDPRLRALMLVYGLNAFGLVPHMVFLADYVARGLSQGIERGALVWLLFGLGASIGPVVLGRLGDRFGFGVTLRGALVAQAVVVALTSTTSEVGWLALAGFIMGGFCPGVVPVALGRVRELLPGDHAGQRAAWSRTTAAFALGQAGGAYGLAWLFSQGGGYGPLFLAGAAALVLGLVVELAVRPRRSEASEPA